Proteins from a genomic interval of Nocardia sp. BMG51109:
- a CDS encoding response regulator transcription factor: MIRLLLADDHAIVRAGLRALLDSGADVEVVGEAATAEESITFCGTTDVDLVLMDLRFGQGKSGVDATAALRGLPHPPNVLVVTNYDTDADILGAIEAGACGYILKDTPPAELLAAVRGAAVGESVLSPSVASRLRTRERKPDTTLSAREIEVLRLVADGHSNRDIGKRLFLSETTVKSHLVHIYSKLGVKSRTSAVARARESGAI; this comes from the coding sequence ATGATCCGTCTGCTGCTGGCCGACGACCACGCCATCGTCCGCGCCGGGCTGCGTGCCCTGCTGGACTCGGGCGCGGACGTCGAGGTGGTCGGCGAGGCCGCGACCGCGGAGGAATCCATAACCTTCTGCGGCACAACCGATGTCGATCTGGTGCTGATGGATCTGCGCTTCGGGCAGGGAAAGTCGGGGGTCGACGCGACGGCCGCGTTGCGCGGCCTGCCGCATCCGCCGAACGTGCTCGTCGTGACCAACTACGACACCGACGCCGACATCCTCGGCGCCATCGAGGCGGGCGCCTGCGGCTACATCCTCAAGGACACGCCGCCCGCCGAGCTGTTGGCGGCCGTGCGCGGCGCGGCGGTGGGCGAGAGCGTCCTGTCCCCCTCGGTCGCCTCCCGGCTCAGAACCCGCGAGCGCAAGCCCGACACCACCCTGAGCGCCCGGGAGATCGAGGTACTGCGCCTGGTCGCCGACGGCCACTCCAACCGCGACATCGGCAAGCGGCTGTTCCTCAGCGAGACCACCGTGAAATCCCATCTGGTGCACATCTATTCGAAACTCGGCGTGAAGTCGCGGACGTCGGCGGTCGCGCGGGCCCGGGAGAGCGGGGCGATCTGA
- a CDS encoding PPOX class F420-dependent oxidoreductase, which translates to MASITDPQVREFLSHGTRTGKLAFVASDGRPVINPVWFILEGDELVFNTGKDTAKGRAIARDPRLALCVDLEEPPFGYLQVQGVAAVSEDPDELLRTATAIAGRYMGADRAEEFGKRNAVPGELVVRLRPGKILGGFDMTG; encoded by the coding sequence ATGGCCTCCATTACCGATCCCCAAGTGCGTGAATTCCTGTCCCACGGCACGCGCACCGGCAAGCTCGCGTTCGTGGCCAGTGATGGCCGGCCGGTCATCAATCCGGTCTGGTTCATCCTGGAGGGCGACGAACTGGTGTTCAACACCGGGAAGGACACCGCCAAGGGGCGGGCGATCGCGCGCGATCCGCGCTTGGCGTTATGCGTCGACCTGGAGGAACCGCCGTTCGGGTACCTGCAGGTGCAAGGCGTCGCCGCCGTCTCCGAGGATCCCGATGAGCTGCTGCGCACCGCCACGGCGATCGCCGGCCGGTACATGGGTGCCGACCGGGCCGAGGAGTTCGGCAAGCGCAATGCCGTGCCGGGCGAGCTGGTGGTCCGGCTGCGGCCCGGCAAGATCCTCGGCGGGTTCGATATGACCGGGTAG
- a CDS encoding MarR family winged helix-turn-helix transcriptional regulator, translating into MSNRREDPAAEGGPALFRLVRFWSRRWVNQTLVPGEPDGDVRRVQYIQAVEAVSAAHRSGQEATVTTVATQLGLDHSGASRIVRDTVTAGYLARADSARDRRRVVLELAESGERLLAAAHDWQRRCFDELTADWDEPDRRQFAGYLRRLADEAT; encoded by the coding sequence GTGAGCAATCGACGAGAGGACCCGGCCGCGGAGGGCGGTCCGGCCCTCTTCCGGCTGGTCCGGTTCTGGTCACGCCGCTGGGTCAACCAGACCCTGGTTCCGGGCGAACCCGACGGCGACGTGCGCCGGGTCCAGTACATCCAGGCCGTGGAGGCGGTGTCGGCCGCGCACCGGTCCGGGCAGGAAGCCACGGTCACGACCGTCGCCACCCAGCTCGGCCTCGACCACTCCGGTGCCAGCCGCATCGTGCGCGACACCGTGACGGCCGGTTACCTCGCCCGGGCCGACTCGGCCCGCGATCGCCGCCGGGTCGTCCTGGAACTCGCCGAGAGCGGCGAACGACTCCTCGCCGCCGCCCACGACTGGCAGCGGCGCTGCTTCGACGAACTCACCGCCGACTGGGACGAGCCCGACCGCCGACAATTCGCGGGCTACCTGCGCCGACTCGCCGACGAGGCCACCTGA
- a CDS encoding VOC family protein, translating to MSIVLNHTIVPATDKHTAATFFADLMGLSVAAPAGPFTPVRVNDDLTLDFDQRGRAEPGHYAFLVDDATFDAVLERLAQWPAVDYGSGPEHGWDRRINHLAGGRGVYVRDPDGHSYELFTAAP from the coding sequence ATGTCCATCGTTCTCAACCACACGATCGTGCCCGCCACCGACAAGCACACGGCGGCAACATTTTTCGCCGATCTGATGGGATTGTCGGTGGCGGCGCCGGCGGGCCCGTTCACTCCGGTGCGCGTCAACGACGACCTCACGCTCGACTTCGACCAGCGCGGCCGAGCCGAACCCGGCCACTACGCCTTCCTGGTCGACGACGCCACCTTCGACGCCGTGCTCGAACGCTTGGCGCAGTGGCCGGCGGTCGACTACGGGTCGGGCCCGGAACACGGTTGGGACCGGCGGATCAATCACCTGGCAGGCGGCCGGGGCGTCTACGTCCGCGACCCGGACGGCCACAGCTACGAACTCTTCACGGCCGCGCCCTGA
- a CDS encoding NUDIX hydrolase has translation MKPATALVSEIVQGLTPLDALERQHIDETLTWLAATDDIFRRIKPAAPSPHLVSYVVLVDPAGRALYLGHHRKSNLELPMGGHVEPGEHPLEAARREATEEIGIAADFSVAGERPLMLTVTTTVGADPHVDVSLWYAVRCDRSREYPLAPAEFTSARWWDLDPYGLPQSDPHLPRFIRKLDSTLPPVTR, from the coding sequence ATGAAACCGGCCACCGCCCTCGTCTCCGAGATCGTGCAAGGGCTGACGCCGCTGGATGCACTCGAGCGGCAGCACATCGATGAGACGCTGACCTGGCTCGCCGCCACCGACGACATCTTCCGCCGCATCAAGCCCGCCGCTCCATCGCCGCACCTGGTCAGCTACGTCGTACTGGTAGATCCGGCCGGCCGTGCCCTGTACCTGGGCCACCACCGCAAGTCGAATCTGGAGCTGCCGATGGGCGGGCACGTCGAACCGGGCGAACATCCCCTGGAGGCGGCGCGACGGGAAGCCACCGAGGAGATCGGTATAGCGGCCGATTTCTCCGTCGCCGGCGAGCGGCCGCTGATGCTGACCGTCACGACAACGGTCGGCGCCGATCCCCATGTAGACGTCAGCCTGTGGTACGCCGTCCGATGCGACCGCTCGCGCGAATACCCGCTCGCCCCTGCGGAATTCACGAGCGCTCGCTGGTGGGACCTCGACCCGTACGGCCTGCCGCAGTCCGATCCGCACCTGCCACGATTCATCCGCAAACTCGACAGCACCCTGCCTCCGGTCACCCGATGA
- a CDS encoding DNA polymerase ligase N-terminal domain-containing protein has protein sequence MSLAEYRDKRSGRGPEPRGRRSRGRKAGGPHFVVQHHAASTDHYDFRLEIDGVLVSWAVPKGPSANPRDKRMARRTEDHPMDYETFEGVIPEGEYGAGRVIVWDRGTYADDGEHETAEALERGHLSFTLDGEKLRGGYALTRIRQGKDETWLLVKKSDAEARRRPVGDRPESVLSGQTLDDLSESS, from the coding sequence ATGAGCTTGGCGGAGTATCGGGACAAGCGTTCCGGGCGTGGTCCGGAGCCCCGGGGACGGCGGTCGCGGGGCCGGAAGGCCGGTGGTCCGCACTTCGTGGTTCAGCATCATGCGGCGAGCACCGATCACTACGACTTCCGGCTGGAGATCGACGGTGTGCTGGTGTCCTGGGCGGTGCCGAAGGGGCCGTCGGCGAATCCGAGGGACAAGCGGATGGCCCGGCGCACCGAGGACCATCCGATGGATTACGAGACGTTCGAGGGTGTCATTCCCGAGGGCGAATACGGCGCGGGCCGGGTCATCGTCTGGGATCGCGGCACCTACGCCGACGACGGCGAGCACGAGACGGCGGAGGCGCTGGAGCGTGGGCATCTGTCGTTCACTCTCGATGGCGAGAAACTGCGGGGCGGTTATGCGCTCACCCGCATTCGTCAGGGCAAGGACGAGACATGGCTGCTGGTCAAGAAGTCCGATGCCGAGGCGCGGCGGCGGCCGGTCGGTGATCGGCCGGAGTCGGTGCTGTCCGGGCAGACCCTCGACGACCTGTCGGAGTCGTCATGA
- the ligD gene encoding non-homologous end-joining DNA ligase → MIADLPEEMRGLLRAEDVPAWRSPTLATLTDGRFSDDRWLFERKFDGMRCLAFRDGEQVRLMSRNRQPLNDTYPELVDALAAHGPSRFVVDGEVAAFEGRRTSFAQLQQRIGLTDPRAARASGVPVFYYLFDLLHLDGYATDRLPLSWRKRLLRKAFEFEDPLRYSPHRVGAGEAAYREACERGDEGVIAKSAETGYEGRRSTAWLKFKCVRDQEFVIGGYTPPQGSRVGLGALLVGYHSGGDLVYAGKVGTGFDTATLRSLHERLSGLEQDGPPFTRGLTGSSGAHWVRPEMVAEVAFTEWTRDGKLRHPRYTGLRTDKNAGDVVKESS, encoded by the coding sequence ATGATCGCTGACCTGCCGGAGGAGATGCGGGGACTGCTGCGTGCCGAGGACGTGCCCGCGTGGCGCTCACCGACGCTGGCCACGCTGACCGACGGGCGCTTCTCCGACGATCGCTGGCTGTTCGAGCGGAAGTTCGACGGCATGCGCTGCCTGGCCTTCCGCGACGGCGAGCAGGTGCGGCTGATGTCGCGGAATCGGCAACCGTTGAACGACACCTACCCGGAACTTGTCGACGCGCTGGCCGCGCACGGGCCGTCGCGGTTCGTGGTGGATGGCGAGGTAGCGGCGTTCGAGGGGCGCCGGACCAGTTTCGCGCAATTGCAGCAGCGCATCGGCCTCACCGACCCGCGCGCGGCCCGGGCATCGGGGGTGCCCGTCTTCTACTATCTGTTCGATCTTCTGCACCTCGACGGGTATGCGACCGACAGGCTGCCGTTGTCGTGGCGTAAGCGGTTGCTGCGCAAGGCATTCGAGTTCGAGGATCCGCTGCGCTACAGCCCGCATCGAGTCGGTGCCGGGGAGGCCGCCTATCGGGAGGCGTGCGAGCGCGGGGACGAGGGGGTGATCGCCAAGTCGGCCGAGACGGGCTACGAGGGCCGCCGCTCGACCGCCTGGTTGAAGTTCAAATGCGTGCGGGATCAGGAATTCGTGATCGGTGGCTATACCCCGCCGCAGGGGAGCCGGGTCGGGCTGGGAGCGCTGCTGGTCGGCTACCACAGCGGCGGCGACCTGGTCTATGCCGGCAAGGTCGGTACCGGCTTCGACACCGCGACGCTGCGCAGCCTGCACGAGCGGCTGTCCGGGCTCGAACAGGACGGTCCGCCGTTCACCCGGGGGCTGACCGGCTCGTCCGGCGCGCACTGGGTGCGGCCCGAGATGGTGGCCGAGGTGGCGTTCACCGAGTGGACCCGCGACGGGAAGCTCCGTCACCCGCGTTACACCGGGTTGCGCACCGACAAGAACGCCGGCGACGTGGTGAAGGAGAGTTCCTGA
- the ligD gene encoding non-homologous end-joining DNA ligase encodes MPRFDVEITHADRVLFPRDGITKGGLVDYYSEVAEVMLPHLRSRPLTLWRYPRGIGAQGFVQQDFAKSMPDWMSRAEMEKEGGTVVHPVADRREALVWLANQDCITLHTWLSRQSHEPDRLVFDLDPSSDDFGAVRGTARACAGVLDDLGLATYVQTTGSRGLHVVVPLRGNADFGTVRQFARDVAEVLVDDDPAHRTVEARKDKRGERVYIDVMRNAYAQTAVAPYAVRAREGAPVATPLDWAELDDRALRPDGFTVCDVPERVAGQGDPWAGMNRHARALTRPIERLQRS; translated from the coding sequence ATGCCCCGCTTCGATGTCGAGATCACCCATGCCGATCGGGTGCTGTTCCCGCGCGACGGCATCACCAAAGGTGGTCTCGTGGACTACTACTCCGAGGTGGCCGAGGTGATGCTGCCGCATCTGAGGTCCCGGCCGCTGACGCTGTGGCGGTATCCCCGTGGCATCGGCGCGCAGGGCTTCGTTCAGCAGGACTTCGCCAAGTCGATGCCGGACTGGATGAGTCGCGCGGAGATGGAGAAGGAGGGCGGGACCGTCGTGCATCCCGTCGCCGATCGCCGCGAGGCGCTCGTGTGGCTGGCCAACCAGGACTGCATCACCCTGCACACCTGGCTGTCACGGCAGAGTCACGAACCCGATCGGCTCGTCTTCGACCTGGATCCGTCCAGTGACGACTTCGGTGCCGTCCGGGGCACCGCCCGCGCCTGCGCCGGTGTGCTGGACGATCTCGGCCTGGCCACCTACGTGCAGACGACCGGGTCGCGCGGGTTGCATGTCGTTGTGCCGCTGCGCGGTAACGCCGACTTCGGTACGGTGCGGCAGTTCGCCCGGGACGTGGCCGAGGTGCTCGTCGACGACGATCCCGCGCACCGCACGGTGGAGGCGCGCAAGGACAAGCGTGGTGAGCGCGTGTACATCGATGTGATGCGGAATGCATACGCGCAGACGGCCGTTGCGCCGTACGCGGTGCGGGCTCGCGAGGGTGCGCCGGTGGCGACCCCGCTCGACTGGGCCGAGCTGGACGATCGCGCGCTGCGGCCCGACGGATTCACCGTTTGCGATGTGCCCGAACGGGTTGCCGGACAAGGGGATCCGTGGGCCGGGATGAACCGGCATGCCCGGGCGCTGACCCGTCCGATCGAGCGGTTACAGCGCTCCTGA
- a CDS encoding DUF3558 domain-containing protein, with protein MALKQTVLRVAVLGVGAGLVLAGCGGSEEGTPTSQNSAGSAVPVSSAASAQWDPCSVPDSAISELGLNVATKDNKVAGTEFDGWKACHWQSVAKTYYVTVLSSEHTLAETQQRSDYEGYTPLTVGTHSALEFRPVGATRDIECWVSAEVPNGTVDFKVMNRYGGQSGGQTAGDPCDEVQRLSAALAQYLPS; from the coding sequence ATGGCGTTGAAGCAGACGGTTCTGCGGGTGGCGGTTCTGGGCGTGGGGGCCGGGCTGGTGCTTGCGGGGTGTGGGGGGTCGGAGGAGGGGACGCCGACTTCGCAGAACAGTGCGGGGAGTGCGGTGCCGGTGAGTTCGGCGGCTTCGGCGCAGTGGGATCCGTGCAGTGTTCCGGACTCGGCGATCTCTGAACTCGGGCTGAATGTGGCTACCAAGGACAATAAGGTTGCGGGGACCGAGTTCGACGGGTGGAAGGCATGCCACTGGCAGTCTGTTGCCAAGACCTACTACGTCACAGTGTTGTCGTCTGAACACACTCTTGCCGAGACCCAGCAGAGGTCCGACTATGAGGGCTACACACCTTTGACAGTGGGTACGCACTCGGCGCTCGAGTTCAGGCCAGTTGGCGCAACGCGTGATATCGAGTGCTGGGTCAGCGCCGAGGTGCCGAATGGCACCGTCGACTTCAAAGTAATGAACCGCTATGGAGGTCAGAGCGGCGGCCAAACCGCCGGTGATCCTTGCGATGAAGTGCAGCGGTTGAGCGCAGCGCTTGCCCAATATCTGCCTAGCTGA
- a CDS encoding ESX secretion-associated protein EspG, producing MHHVRYTGQEFEILWAAYGRDRLPYPLHYRTHIADFDELKRHREAAVESLLGKYEAEVERALGILLEPEVRVESKGFGGPDMSRVYRFHGAVRGQAGATVTQEPGTAPDTGGDVILTYCTAKEVAQQAVTALPPTGPGTRPSLEVRREDVTADRERHVRRAHEVSLTEQLDRIFKRPRLALGEMAIFPGAAVDARPTPGRGFWWMDYDDGRYYVKTGDPIIAKPIDQPRLAAEIHRLTTLTQRYYQEDRDHEEYLRSGH from the coding sequence GTGCACCACGTTAGATACACCGGGCAGGAGTTCGAAATCCTCTGGGCCGCGTACGGTCGCGATCGTCTGCCCTATCCGCTGCATTACCGCACGCATATCGCCGACTTCGACGAGCTGAAGCGGCACCGGGAGGCCGCGGTCGAGAGTCTGCTGGGGAAGTACGAGGCCGAGGTCGAGCGGGCGCTCGGGATCCTGCTGGAGCCGGAGGTCCGGGTGGAGTCCAAGGGCTTCGGTGGGCCGGACATGTCGCGGGTGTATCGCTTCCACGGTGCGGTGCGCGGACAGGCGGGCGCGACGGTGACGCAGGAGCCGGGCACCGCACCGGATACCGGTGGTGATGTCATCCTGACCTATTGCACCGCAAAGGAAGTCGCGCAGCAGGCGGTGACGGCGCTGCCGCCCACCGGCCCCGGCACCCGGCCGTCCCTGGAGGTGCGCCGCGAAGACGTGACCGCGGATCGGGAGCGGCATGTGCGCCGCGCCCACGAGGTGAGCCTGACCGAGCAGCTCGACCGCATCTTCAAGCGCCCCCGCCTCGCCCTCGGCGAGATGGCCATTTTTCCCGGCGCCGCGGTCGACGCCCGCCCCACCCCGGGCCGCGGCTTCTGGTGGATGGACTACGACGACGGCCGCTACTACGTGAAGACCGGCGACCCGATCATCGCCAAACCCATCGACCAGCCCCGCCTGGCCGCCGAGATCCACCGCCTCACCACCCTCACCCAGCGCTACTACCAGGAAGACCGCGACCACGAGGAGTACCTGCGCTCCGGCCACTGA
- the cobM gene encoding precorrin-4 C(11)-methyltransferase, giving the protein MTVHFIGAGPGAADLLTVRAVRLLRESPVCLYAGTYLDPEVLAHCAPDAELVDTQGLDLDRIVDHCARADADGKDVARLCSGDPSIYSALAEQTARLDTRGIPWDVTPGVPAYAAAAALLGTELTVPELAQSVVLTRTQARSTAMPESEALANFARTRATLVLHLAVTRIRPLAAELSADYGADCPAAVVFRASQPDQLVLRGTLADIAGRVEAAGLRQAAVILVGRALAEPDRCVQSHLYDPARDRRHLPTSSSGA; this is encoded by the coding sequence ATGACCGTGCACTTCATCGGGGCCGGGCCGGGGGCCGCCGACCTGCTGACCGTGCGGGCCGTGCGACTGCTGCGGGAGTCGCCGGTGTGCCTGTACGCCGGCACCTACCTGGATCCGGAGGTGCTCGCCCACTGTGCGCCGGACGCCGAACTCGTCGATACCCAGGGGCTGGATCTCGACCGGATCGTCGACCATTGCGCGCGGGCCGATGCCGACGGAAAGGATGTGGCGCGGCTGTGTTCCGGTGATCCGTCGATCTATTCGGCGCTCGCCGAGCAGACCGCCCGGCTCGATACCCGGGGAATCCCGTGGGATGTGACACCCGGCGTGCCGGCCTACGCCGCCGCGGCCGCGTTGCTCGGCACCGAGCTGACCGTGCCGGAATTGGCGCAGTCGGTGGTGCTGACCCGCACGCAGGCCCGCTCCACCGCGATGCCCGAATCCGAGGCGCTGGCGAATTTCGCCCGCACCCGGGCCACCCTGGTGTTGCACCTGGCCGTCACCCGCATCCGCCCGCTTGCGGCGGAACTGTCGGCCGACTACGGCGCGGACTGCCCGGCCGCCGTGGTGTTCCGCGCCAGCCAGCCCGACCAGCTGGTCCTGCGCGGCACCCTCGCCGATATCGCCGGCCGGGTCGAGGCGGCGGGCCTGCGGCAGGCGGCGGTCATCCTGGTCGGCCGCGCGCTCGCCGAACCCGATCGCTGTGTGCAGTCTCATCTGTACGACCCTGCGCGCGATCGCCGGCATCTGCCGACGTCGTCCTCGGGGGCCTGA